One Spinacia oleracea cultivar Varoflay chromosome 4, BTI_SOV_V1, whole genome shotgun sequence DNA segment encodes these proteins:
- the LOC130460115 gene encoding ankyrin repeat-containing protein At5g02620-like, protein MENNYGDTPLSFAIAHQYEKFALYILSLDESGVIKSQNNVLFLAIEKGCHKVAEKILEIVDDKGWNQLLTNHHHQNVLHLAPLCTKDFCSRLIERHPELLTRVDKGGASVLHNWIIKNGEVWLFEYILNSKLKSTFVKLIGDADYNDRNNPFHIAATTNHEATNQVVKILVEAYKEDKPSWVVNAIGMLPWFAKNKAYEGPLQLAIRNQNEELALDLLRLHKDVNDISKLLDYYEPPHTTLFLAVQNNCSEVAEYIMSRLDRKSWTKYLKDSSDGRNIMHLVPSLTDEKFGTWLVKEVPELITQQDANRQSAWEKAHEIGHAWFIKAILEKDPSVFDRAPLVWTKACENGHVLALCAFINHNPEEFRDLCIEYKDSPLHHIKLKKFTGYEKFLKITPMKEFINLQDSKGATPLHKAIRNKDLLLTETLLTMDKIMYNILDDANVSAIDLLAEECDNNQTWDRMCKRIGLDPRIKTTYFKDKTNLLDVRNSLFIVAALLATITFTAGFTLPGGFNQEIGAALLGNKPAFLVFLVSDALALFFSMLVLIFLTWSMVFDASKSLVLIDRSMVLLRLSFNFTLVAFMTGVYVVIAPMSLWAAILIIVIMSSVIGISINKNILYDFPEYICKFIPTPKKKQTDQIRDVEMGTPNEQDHLLGRHGEDSNEGFRTASHT, encoded by the exons ATGGAGAACAATTATGGTGATACACCTTTGTCATTTGCCATAGCTCATCAATATGAAAAGTTTGCACTATATATCTTGTCATTGGATGAAAGTGGGGTTATTAAAAGTCAGAATAATGTTTTGTTCTTGGCTATCGAGAAGGGATGCCATAAAGTTGCTGAAAAGATTTTAGAGATAGTGGATGACAAAGGTTGGAATCAACTTCTTactaatcatcatcatcagaatGTTTTGCATCTTGCACCATTATGCACAA AGGACTTTTGTTCACGGCTTATTGAAAGACACCCGGAGTTACTCACAAGAGTGGACAAAGGGGGGGCTTCTGTATTGCacaattggataataaaaaaCGGTGAAGTATGGCTCTTCGAATACATTTTAAACAGCAAATTGAAGAGTACTTTTGTGAAACTTATTGGTGATGCAGATTACAATGACAGAAACAATCCTTTCCATATTGCGGCCACTACAAACCATGAAGCAACAAACCAAGTTGTAAAGATCCTTGTTGAAGCTTACAAAGAAGATAAACCTAGTTGGGTTGTCAATGCTATAGGTATGTTGCCATGGTTTGCAAAGAATAAAGCATATGAAGGACCTTTGCAATTGGCCATACGCAACCAAAATGAAGAACTTGCGTTAGACTTATTGAGACTACACAAGGATGTTAATGATATTAGTAAACTACTCGATTATTACGAGCCACCGCATACTACTTTGTTTCTAGCTGTACAGAACAATTGCTCTGAAGTAGCTGAATATATAATGTCAAGATTGGATAGGAAAAGTTGGACCAAATATCTTAAGGATTCCTCTGATGGCCGTAATATAATGCATCTAGTTCCAAGTTTGACAG ATGAAAAGTTCGGGACATGGCTAGTAAAAGAAGTTCCAGAACTCATCACCCAACAAGATGCCAATAGACAATCAGCTTGGGAAAAAGCACATGAAATTGGTCATGCATGGTTTATAAAAGcaattttggagaaggatcCATCTGTGTTTGATCGTGCACCCTTGGTTTGGACTAAAGCATGTGAGAACGGTCATGTATTAGCTCTTTGTGCCTTCATCAACCATAACCCCGAAGAGTTTAGAGATCTTTGTATTGAATATAAGGATTCTCCTTTGCATCacataaaactcaaaaaatttaCTGGGTATGAAAAGTTTCTCAAGATTACACCCATGAAGGAATTTATCAATCTTCAAGATTCAAAAGGGGCAACACCTTTACACAAAGCAATACGAAATAAAGATTTATTGTTGACAGAAACGTTACTCACCATGGATAAGATAATGTATAATATTTTGGATGATGCAAATGTATCTGCCATAGATCTGCTTGCTGAAGAATGTGACAACAACCAGACATGG GACCGGATGTGCAAAAGAATTGGACTTGACCCGAGGATTAAAACGACATATTTCAAAGATAAGACGAATTTGTTAGATGTGCGAAACTCTCTATTCATAGTAGCGGCCTTACTAGCGACCATTACGTTCACCGCTGGGTTCACTCTCCCTGGTGGATTCAATCAAGAAATTGGAGCAGCACTGTTGGGGAATAAGCCAGCTTTCCTAGTATTTTTGGTATCTGATGCATTGGCCTTGTTTTTTTCGATGTTGGTATTGATTTTTCTCACATGGTCCATGGTTTTCGATGCCAGTAAATCATTGGTATTAATTGATCGGAGCATGGTGTTACTCCGTTTATCATTTAATTTCACCTTAGTGGCGTTCATGACTGGTGTATACGTTGTCATAGCTCCAATGTCATTGTGGGCAGCTATTCTTATTATTGTCATTATGAGCTCCGTCATTGGAATTTCAATCAACAAGAATATCTTGTATGATTTTCCAGAGTATATATGCAAGTTCATCCCTACGCCAAAGAAAAAGCAAACAGATCAAATCCGTGATGTGGAAATG GGCACCCCTAATGAACAAGATCACTTGCTTGGTCGTCATGGGGAGGACTCAAACGAAGGTTTTCGTACTGCTAGCCATACATAG